A stretch of the Streptococcus himalayensis genome encodes the following:
- a CDS encoding GTP pyrophosphokinase: protein MEIEWEEFLDPYIQAVGELKVKLRGIRKQYRKQNRHSPIEFVTGRVKPVESIKEKMVLRNIKEQNLAQDMQDIAGLRIMVQFVDDVEEVLAVLRKRKDMTIVQERDYIHNQKASGYRSYHVIINYPVDTISGNKSILAEIQIRTLSMNFWATIEHSLNYKYKGEFPEEIKKRLEITAKIAYQLDEEMGKIRDDIQEAQALFDPIHRKLNDGVGNSDDTDEEYR, encoded by the coding sequence ATGGAGATAGAATGGGAAGAATTTTTAGACCCTTATATTCAAGCAGTGGGAGAGTTAAAGGTCAAACTGCGAGGAATTCGCAAGCAATACCGCAAGCAAAATCGCCATTCGCCGATTGAGTTCGTCACAGGTCGCGTGAAGCCTGTTGAGAGTATCAAGGAAAAGATGGTGTTGCGTAACATAAAAGAACAAAATCTGGCACAGGATATGCAAGATATTGCAGGTTTACGGATTATGGTGCAGTTTGTGGATGACGTAGAAGAGGTTCTTGCCGTTTTACGAAAACGTAAAGACATGACCATTGTTCAGGAGCGAGATTATATTCATAATCAAAAAGCCAGTGGGTACCGGAGTTATCATGTGATTATCAATTATCCGGTAGATACCATTAGCGGGAATAAATCGATTTTGGCAGAAATTCAGATTCGGACCTTGTCTATGAATTTTTGGGCCACGATTGAACATTCGCTGAATTACAAGTATAAGGGAGAATTTCCAGAAGAAATCAAAAAACGTCTGGAAATTACAGCAAAGATAGCCTATCAATTAGACGAAGAAATGGGGAAAATTCGAGATGACATCCAAGAGGCTCAAGCGCTTTTTGACCCTATTCATCGGAAGCTAAATGATGGCGTAGGAAATAGTGACGATACAGATGAAGAATACAGATAA
- a CDS encoding CYTH domain-containing protein — MNHLEIEYKTLLSKTAFDNLQPLFKQAPLVQQTNYYIDSPDFSLREHKMALRIRTYENRAELTLKIPKTVGNMEYNQLMSLEEGENLLQTFSLPAGEIKSILEQENIALSSLEILGSLTTLRREMALPIGLLALDESQYLGTTDYELEMEVSDAEKGEQDFMDFLHTHGISYQAAPSKIARFAQKLAK, encoded by the coding sequence ATGAATCATTTAGAAATTGAATATAAGACCCTGCTCTCAAAAACTGCATTTGACAATCTTCAACCTCTCTTTAAACAAGCTCCCTTAGTCCAGCAGACCAACTATTATATCGACAGTCCAGATTTTTCCCTACGCGAGCATAAAATGGCCCTTCGCATTCGCACCTATGAAAATAGGGCTGAATTGACCCTTAAAATTCCCAAAACCGTTGGAAATATGGAGTACAATCAACTGATGAGTTTGGAGGAAGGAGAAAATTTACTCCAAACATTTAGCCTGCCGGCAGGTGAGATTAAATCCATCCTCGAGCAAGAAAACATTGCTCTTTCTTCTCTTGAAATCTTAGGTTCTTTAACCACTCTTCGTCGTGAAATGGCCTTACCAATCGGCTTACTGGCACTAGATGAAAGCCAGTATCTTGGCACAACAGACTATGAACTGGAAATGGAAGTCTCCGATGCAGAAAAAGGGGAGCAAGATTTCATGGATTTCCTTCACACTCATGGAATCTCCTACCAAGCTGCTCCTTCAAAGATTGCCCGATTTGCGCAAAAATTAGCTAAATAG